Proteins encoded within one genomic window of Cucumis sativus cultivar 9930 chromosome 3, Cucumber_9930_V3, whole genome shotgun sequence:
- the LOC101217929 gene encoding probable ADP-ribosylation factor GTPase-activating protein AGD9 has translation MASDSFTDKNAVFKRLKAKSENKICFDCNAKNPTWASVSFGIFLCIDCSAVHRSLGVHISFVRSINLDSWSPDQLKMMSYGGNNRAQVFFKQHGWNDDGKIEAKYTSRAADLYKRTLSKEIAKIMAEEPPRPSSPVSSHSNGNGNGNALPAIKTTKQEAPEISSSPKASHSVVIKKPIGAKKTGKVGGLGARKLTTKTSENLYDQKPEDPPTPVSSSITTSGTTASLLSSRFEYVDNAQSSDVSSNGSPVFGHIAPPKSSSFFAEFGMDNNHNGVYSKKSGSNSSKIQVEETEEARKKFSNAKSISSAQFFGDQNKSAESEAKASLQKFTSSSAISSADLFGQGMDDSTLDLAANEFISRISLQASQDISSLKNMAGETGRKLSSLASTLMTDIQDRIL, from the exons ATGGCCTCTGATAGCTTCACCGACAAGAATGCAGTTTTCAAGAGGCTAAAGGCCAAGTCGGAGAACAAG atCTGTTTCGATTGTAATGCGAAGAACCCCACTTGGGCGTCCGTTTCCTTTGGGATCTTCCTTTGCATTGATTGTTCTGCTGTTCATCGGAGCCTTGGCGTCCATATAAGCTTCGtcag GTCAATAAATTTGGACTCATGGTCACCGGACCAGCTGAAAATGATGAGCTACGGCGGAAACAACCGTGCTCAGGTGTTCTTCAAGCAGCACGGTTGGAATGACGATGGCAAAATTGAAGCCAAGTATACATCCAGAGCTGCAGATTTGTATAAACGAACCCTTTCCAAAGAAATCGCTAAAATCATGGCTGAAGAACCCCCTCGCCCTTCTTCCCCTGTTTCTTCTCACTCCAATGGCAATGGCAATGGTAATGCCCTCCCAGCAATCAAAACCACCAAACAAGAAGCCCCTGaaatctcttcttctccaaaaGCTTCTCATTCTGTTGTTATCAAAAAACCCATCGGTGCAAAAAAGACAGGCAAGGTCGGCGGACTTGGCGCTCGGAAGCTTACCACGAAG ACGAGTGAGAATCTATATGATCAGAAACCTGAAGACCCCCCGACACCGGTTTCATCGTCGATAACAACAAGTGGTACAACGGCTTCATTGTTGTCTTCTCGGTTCGAGTATGTTGACAACGCACAATCTTCTGATGTGAGCTCTAATGGTTCCCCTGTGTTTGGACATATTGCTCCACCGAAATCGTCAAGCTTCTTTGCTGAATTTGGAATGGATAATAATCACAATGGTGTTTATTCAAAGAAATCAGGCTCAAATTCCTCCAAAATCCAG GTGGAGGAGACTGAAGAGGCTCGAAAGAAATTCTCGAATGCAAAATCAATTTCGTCTGCTCAGTTCTTCGGTGATCAAAACAAATCTGCCGAGTCAGAGGCCAAGGCTTCATTGCAGAAATTCACA AGTTCATCGGCAATCTCAAGTGCCGACCTGTTCGGACAGGGGATGGATGATTCGACTCTGGATCTCGCAGCAAATGAATTCATCAGCCGAATTTCTTTACAG GCTTCACAAGATATATCATCGTTGAAGAACATGGCGGGGGAGACAGGGAGGAAGCTGAGCTCATTGGCATCAACGTTGATGACTGACATTCAAGACAGGATTCTTTGA